A part of Citrifermentans bremense genomic DNA contains:
- a CDS encoding putative bifunctional diguanylate cyclase/phosphodiesterase, translating to MGCGVIRRLFSWIGGFSPAAISSIFAFSSSCWVLLAHLLLRSLFADRELTYLALVVLDLFGVATMAVIVYLLSDKSEARHRAIELSIREQSIRDGLTGLYNRQAFDDFLTQSIEYAKRRCESVALLFLDLDRFKFVNDRRGHFVGDAVLVETARRLTECAKRGEDLVARVGGDEFAMLLRHPDMPDGPGVVARRVLEALSAPVQVDSETLRTSISIGIAMYPSDADDPMQLFKMADFALNQAKQQGRSTFCFYGGEWREERDHTLQLEQGLLRAINYDELFLVYQPKLDTSNMRVIGVEALVRWNHPHLGVLAPTSFVPIAEKAGLIWPLTEWVLRTACSQAARWYRNEGLDLNVAVNLSPSVFSHQDLEEVIEKSLNDSDLPPDRLTLEITEQSLMIYEAEALAVLERLQRMGTNIQIDDFGTGYSSLSSLKQYHFQALKIDKSFVSDVVTSSDDAAIATTIMFMSKCLDMDAIAEGVESEAQKDFLASIDCRYMQGFYFSRPLAASEMADFIRRLPDDKKA from the coding sequence ATGGGGTGCGGCGTAATACGCAGACTTTTCAGCTGGATAGGCGGGTTTTCTCCCGCCGCCATCAGTTCAATTTTCGCCTTCAGCAGCTCCTGCTGGGTTCTTCTCGCCCACCTGCTCCTGCGAAGCTTATTCGCGGACCGGGAACTCACCTATCTCGCCCTGGTCGTCCTCGACCTCTTCGGGGTCGCCACCATGGCCGTCATCGTCTACCTGTTGAGCGACAAGAGCGAGGCAAGGCACCGTGCCATCGAGCTGAGCATACGGGAGCAGTCCATCCGCGACGGGCTCACCGGGCTCTACAACCGGCAGGCTTTCGACGATTTCCTGACGCAGTCCATCGAATACGCCAAGCGGCGTTGTGAGTCGGTGGCGCTTTTGTTTCTCGACCTGGATCGGTTCAAATTCGTCAACGACAGGCGGGGGCATTTCGTCGGCGACGCGGTTCTCGTCGAGACGGCGCGCCGGCTCACCGAATGCGCCAAGCGGGGCGAGGACCTGGTGGCACGGGTAGGCGGGGACGAGTTCGCCATGCTGCTGCGCCACCCCGACATGCCGGACGGCCCTGGAGTGGTTGCGAGGCGGGTGCTGGAGGCGTTGTCTGCGCCGGTTCAGGTGGATAGCGAAACGCTCAGGACCAGCATCAGCATCGGCATCGCCATGTACCCTTCCGACGCCGACGATCCCATGCAGCTCTTCAAGATGGCCGACTTCGCCCTGAACCAGGCGAAGCAGCAGGGACGCTCCACTTTCTGCTTCTACGGGGGAGAATGGCGGGAAGAACGCGACCACACCCTGCAACTGGAACAGGGGCTCCTGCGGGCAATCAACTACGACGAGCTGTTCCTGGTTTACCAGCCCAAGCTCGATACCTCGAACATGCGGGTCATCGGGGTGGAGGCGCTGGTGCGCTGGAACCACCCGCACCTGGGGGTGCTCGCGCCGACCAGCTTCGTCCCCATCGCGGAGAAGGCGGGGCTCATCTGGCCGCTCACCGAATGGGTGCTGAGGACAGCCTGTTCCCAGGCAGCCCGCTGGTACCGCAACGAGGGGCTGGACCTGAACGTCGCAGTAAACCTGTCCCCGTCCGTTTTCTCCCACCAGGACCTGGAAGAGGTGATCGAGAAGTCGCTGAACGACAGCGACCTCCCCCCGGACCGGCTCACCCTCGAGATCACGGAACAGTCGCTGATGATCTACGAAGCGGAGGCGCTGGCGGTGCTGGAGCGCCTGCAGCGGATGGGGACCAACATCCAGATCGACGACTTCGGCACCGGCTACTCCTCGCTTTCATCCTTGAAGCAGTACCACTTCCAGGCGCTCAAGATAGACAAGTCCTTCGTCAGCGACGTCGTCACCTCTTCGGACGACGCCGCCATCGCCACCACCATCATGTTCATGTCCAAATGCCTCGACATGGATGCCATCGCCGAAGGTGTTGAATCCGAAGCCCAAAAGGACTTCCTCGCCTCCATCGACTGCCGCTACATGCAGGGCTTTTATTTCTCCCGCCCCCTGGCCGCCTCAGAAATGGCCGATTTCATACGGCGCCTTCCCGACGACAAGAAAGCTTGA
- a CDS encoding 6-phosphofructokinase — protein sequence MGDRQKTVGVLTGGGDVPGLNPALKTLVTRAAENGYRVLGIRRGWGGLLTYNRDDPHSGENTLMPLDRHSVRTVDRTGGTFLHTSRTNPGKVATADVPEFLRGPDFDPLAPGHHDFTQHVLANLEHLGVDSLIAIGGDDTLSYAERLFREGVSVVAIPKTMDNDVFGTDYCIGFSTAVTRSVNFIHNLRTSAGSHERIAVVELFGRNSGETSLISAYLAGVDRALISEVPFDVERLALLLQEDKRSNRSNYAMVTVSEGASMIGGQTVEYGQEDAYGHKKLGGIGVVVSEAVKGLTGSHIIYQQLSYLMRSGAPDSLDLMVAYNYANMTMDLISEGMSGRMVSLQGGTYRHIPISTIMQGEKRVDVAELYDLEEYRPKVRHVLGKPMFLY from the coding sequence ATGGGTGACAGGCAAAAGACGGTGGGGGTGTTGACTGGCGGGGGGGACGTGCCTGGGCTGAACCCTGCGCTGAAAACCTTGGTGACCCGCGCCGCCGAGAACGGCTACCGGGTGCTCGGCATCCGGCGCGGCTGGGGCGGGCTCCTCACCTACAACCGCGACGACCCGCACTCGGGCGAAAACACACTGATGCCCCTGGACCGGCACTCGGTTCGCACCGTGGACCGCACCGGCGGCACCTTCCTGCACACAAGCCGCACCAACCCGGGGAAGGTGGCAACCGCCGACGTCCCTGAGTTCCTGCGCGGCCCGGACTTCGACCCTTTGGCCCCGGGGCACCACGATTTCACTCAGCACGTTCTCGCCAATCTGGAGCACCTGGGGGTCGATTCCTTGATCGCCATCGGCGGTGACGACACCTTGAGCTACGCCGAACGCCTGTTCCGGGAAGGGGTCTCGGTGGTCGCCATCCCGAAGACCATGGACAACGACGTTTTCGGCACCGACTATTGCATCGGCTTTTCCACGGCCGTCACCCGCAGCGTCAACTTCATCCACAATCTGAGGACCAGCGCCGGCTCGCATGAGAGGATCGCGGTGGTCGAACTGTTCGGGCGCAACTCGGGGGAGACCTCCCTTATCTCCGCATATCTTGCCGGCGTCGATCGCGCCCTCATCTCCGAGGTTCCCTTCGATGTGGAGAGGCTTGCCCTTTTGCTCCAGGAAGACAAGAGGTCCAACCGCAGCAACTACGCCATGGTGACCGTGTCCGAAGGTGCCTCGATGATCGGCGGGCAGACCGTCGAGTACGGCCAGGAGGATGCCTACGGCCACAAGAAGCTGGGAGGGATCGGCGTCGTCGTGAGCGAGGCGGTGAAGGGGCTCACCGGCTCCCACATCATCTACCAGCAGCTCTCCTACCTGATGCGCAGCGGCGCCCCCGACTCGCTGGACCTCATGGTCGCCTACAACTACGCCAACATGACCATGGACCTGATCTCCGAGGGGATGTCGGGACGCATGGTCTCCCTACAGGGAGGGACCTACCGGCACATCCCGATCAGCACCATCATGCAGGGGGAGAAGCGGGTGGACGTGGCCGAGCTGTACGACCTCGAGGAGTACCGTCCCAAGGTGCGTCACGTGCTCGGCAAACCGATGTTCCTGTATTAA
- the rtcA gene encoding RNA 3'-terminal phosphate cyclase: protein MIEIDGSVGEGGGQVLRSALSLSCLTGQGFRIHSIRKNRSKPGLMRQHLMAVQAAASISSAELIGDRIGSGEISFVPRAVRGGDYSFDIGTAGSASLVLQTVIPALLSAGRKSSVTVTGGTHVPFSPCWNYLSEIFWPAVTRLGVKGGLDLEAYGFYPKGGGRVRCRLHPLSRPSPLSLTDRGRLLRITGCSAVGNLPLSIAERQRCSALAVLRQELGSELPIDLEAREVRVYGQGTFIFLKGHYELADAGFASLGARGKPAELVGEEAARELLEHHGTGMPVDPHLADQLVLYLARAQQGSRFATSRITSHLATNLLVAGYFLELETKLGGAEGAPGEVRILPGGNPA from the coding sequence ATGATAGAGATCGACGGCAGCGTCGGTGAGGGGGGAGGGCAAGTGCTGCGCAGCGCGCTCAGCCTCTCCTGCCTCACCGGCCAGGGTTTCAGGATCCACAGCATCCGCAAGAACAGGTCCAAGCCGGGGCTTATGCGCCAGCACCTGATGGCGGTGCAGGCCGCGGCCAGCATCTCTTCCGCTGAGCTTATCGGCGACCGGATCGGCTCAGGGGAGATCAGCTTCGTCCCCCGCGCCGTCAGGGGTGGCGACTACAGCTTCGATATCGGCACCGCGGGGTCAGCATCCCTCGTGCTGCAGACCGTCATCCCTGCGCTGCTTTCCGCAGGCCGCAAAAGCAGCGTCACCGTCACCGGCGGCACCCACGTCCCGTTCAGTCCCTGCTGGAACTACCTCTCCGAAATCTTCTGGCCTGCCGTAACCCGCCTGGGGGTAAAAGGCGGGCTCGACCTGGAGGCTTACGGCTTCTACCCGAAAGGGGGAGGGAGGGTCCGCTGCCGTCTCCATCCGCTTTCGCGTCCTTCCCCCCTGTCCCTCACCGACCGCGGCCGGCTTTTGCGCATCACCGGCTGCTCGGCGGTCGGCAACCTCCCCCTCTCCATAGCTGAAAGGCAGCGGTGCTCGGCGCTCGCTGTCTTGCGGCAGGAACTGGGAAGCGAGCTTCCCATCGACCTGGAGGCGCGGGAGGTGCGGGTCTACGGGCAGGGGACCTTCATCTTCCTGAAGGGCCATTACGAGCTCGCCGACGCGGGGTTCGCATCCCTGGGCGCCCGCGGGAAGCCTGCGGAGCTTGTCGGGGAGGAGGCGGCGCGCGAGCTCCTGGAACACCATGGAACCGGGATGCCGGTGGACCCGCACCTGGCGGACCAACTGGTGCTTTACCTGGCGCGGGCCCAACAAGGATCGCGGTTCGCGACCTCGCGCATCACCTCCCATCTTGCGACCAACCTTCTGGTGGCGGGGTATTTCCTGGAACTGGAAACGAAACTTGGGGGTGCAGAGGGCGCTCCGGGGGAGGTGCGCATCTTGCCTGGAGGGAACCCGGCATGA